Proteins encoded by one window of Acinonyx jubatus isolate Ajub_Pintada_27869175 chromosome X, VMU_Ajub_asm_v1.0, whole genome shotgun sequence:
- the LOC106982358 gene encoding LOW QUALITY PROTEIN: uncharacterized protein CXorf49 homolog (The sequence of the model RefSeq protein was modified relative to this genomic sequence to represent the inferred CDS: deleted 2 bases in 1 codon), whose protein sequence is MSAPDEVSSCGAGFGEEGGEQTSVGPASPGAPRGPQGLGVDLGPPPSGEDEGGVPDPQGFESEQEVTETGGPVFWDLEGRPGSPTDHTGDALDCASHLADEAVAAIVQQLTNQDGLGVRRNPYPEGCVVEAGLEAGPQGRGALALSGRESQPPAAALLRLGGPEGGPPWANPKRSKKSRSNVAVVDRQRPSAESPPKASLSDSESADEFSEIQLMRVSIYAKGGGQLKPNSPEDPWDTPRHSKFHVRENFLHMLGSFPSSAPRGVTSVVESQAVGELDISSSRKMQSVVRGKGGNRPSYPRSAAAGGLPRATPKKKVAQEKKSPGGTSNVALGRMFPSWGQRVSAAPLEPAAFPPVTGVLLLGRSKRYSLVPPGTKQSKHTPAGKKSVARRTQKAEPVVAGEDNDSNRDAVPKLSAHRPELSCPFMHREASSRGDLNPRAPQFQGSSQPLAPSQGDVIPREPAPSDDQEALVHPPRPERQQQPPGAQGCPQCLLLQREVDNLKEQLVALQSLTDQF, encoded by the exons ATGAGCGCCCCCGATGAGGTGTCCAGCTGTGGAGCGGGTTtcggggaggagggcggggagcaGACCAGCGTCGGGCCTGCCAGCCCCGGAGCCCCGCGGGGCCCACAGGGACTAGGTGTGGATCTGGGGCCGCCACCCAGCGGTGAGGACGAGGGCGGGGTCCCAGACCCCCAGGGCTTCGAGTCTGAGCAGGAAGTGACGGAAACGGGAGGGCCCGTGTTCTGGGACCTAGAAGGCCGCCCCGGCTCCCCGACCGACCACACGGGGGACGCCCTGGACTGCGCGTCCCACCTTGCGGATGAGGCCGTGGCAGCCATCGTGCAGCAGCTGACCAACCAGGATGGCCTGGGCGTGCGGAGAAACCCGTACCCGGAGGGCTGCGTCGTGGAGGCAGGCCTGGAGGCAGGGCCCCAAGGGAGAGGCGCGCTTGCCCTTAGCGGCAGAGAGTCGCAGCCGCCTGCCGCCGCCCTTCTCCGCCTCGGTGGGCCCGAGGGAGGCCCGCCCTGGGCGAACCcaaaaagaagcaagaagagcAGGTCGAACGTCGCCGTGGTGGATCGCCAGCGGCCCTCCGCCGAAAGCCCGCCGAAAGCGAGC CTTTCCGACAGCGAGTCAGCAGATGAGTTTAGTGAGATACAGCTGATGAGGGTGAGCATTTACGCCAAAGGAGGAGGCCAACTCAAGCCCAACAGCCCCGAGGATCCCTGGGACACACCCAGACACTCGAAATTCCATGTCAGGGAGAATTTCCTCCACATGCTTGGCTCTTTCCCGTCCTCCGCTCCCCGAGGAGTCACTTCGGTTGTGGAGAGTCAGGCCGTTGGAGAGCTGGACATCTCCTCCTCTAGGAAAATGCAGAGCGTGgtcagggggaagggggggaacaGGCCCAGCTACCCACGATCTGCTGCTGCTGGCGGCCTGCCCCGGGCCACCCCTAAGAAAAAGGTGGCCCAGGAGAAGAAATCCCCAGGGGGGACCTCAAATGTTGCCCTGGGGAGAATGTTCCCTTCCTGGGGGCAGAGAGTCTCCGCGGCACCCCTGGAACCAGCCGCCTTCCCCCCAGTAACTGGTGTTCTGCTGCTTGGGAGGTCCAAGAGGTATTCCTTGGTCCCTCCGGGAACCAAACAGTCCAAGCACACCCCTGCTGGGAAGAAATCTGTCGCCAGGAGGACTCAGAAGGCGGAGCCGGTGGTGGCCGGAGAAGACAATGACTCAAACAGAGACGCTGTCCCAAAG CTTTCAGCACACAGGCCAGAGCTGTCTTGTCCGTTCATGCATCGTGAGGCAAGCAGTCGTGGTGACCTCAACCCCAGAGCCCCCCAGTTTCAGGGAAGCTCACAGCCCTTGGCTCCGAGCCAGGGAGACGTCATTCCCAGAGAGCCCGCACCCTCGG ATGACCAGGAAGCACTTGTCCACCCCCCAAGACCGGAAAGGCAGCAGCAACCACCTGGAGCACAGGGCTGTCCTCAA TGTCTCCTGCTGCAGAGAGAAGTTGACAACCTGAAAGAGCAGCTTG TGGCCCTGCAGTCCCTGACTGACCAGTTCTAG